The following coding sequences lie in one Mesorhizobium sp. NZP2298 genomic window:
- a CDS encoding ABC transporter permease: MIWETVRLSLRSIRRNVLRSFLTLLGIVIGVAAVIAMLTIGSGTTQKVKADISKLGSNLLVVRAGRPAGPGGPGGLDQVVRPLAEKDIAALVAHLTGARAISPASQKQVRVIFGTESLTSGVTGTDSAYLDARDWKLVSGRPFSDSETRSGTGVCLIGETVRQQFFGAGDPEGEIIRVNRTSCKIIGLLEPKGYTGFGQDQDNVVLMPLHAYQRRIAGNRDIDNIYIAADDRTPTSELQPRVEDILRDARRMPPDRESDFAIRDMTQIADAMASATTTMAGMLGAVAGVSLLVGGIGIMNIMLVSVTERTREIGIRLAIGAHEKHILIQFLVEATVLSLLGGIIGILIGLALAGLASVTLTIPFAPSPAVILLAVGFSALIGMVFGFFPALRGARLDPIDALRHE; the protein is encoded by the coding sequence ATGATCTGGGAAACCGTTCGCCTCTCGCTGCGCTCGATCCGCCGCAATGTGCTGCGCTCGTTCCTGACGCTGCTCGGCATCGTCATCGGTGTCGCCGCCGTCATCGCCATGCTCACCATCGGCTCCGGCACCACGCAAAAGGTCAAGGCCGACATCTCCAAGCTCGGCAGCAACCTGCTGGTCGTCCGTGCCGGACGTCCAGCCGGTCCCGGCGGCCCGGGCGGGCTCGACCAGGTGGTGCGGCCACTGGCCGAGAAGGACATTGCCGCACTGGTCGCGCATCTGACCGGCGCGCGCGCCATCTCGCCGGCCTCGCAGAAGCAGGTGCGCGTCATCTTCGGCACCGAAAGCCTGACCTCGGGCGTGACCGGCACCGACAGCGCCTATCTCGACGCTCGCGACTGGAAGCTGGTGTCCGGCCGCCCGTTCAGCGATTCCGAAACCCGCTCGGGCACCGGCGTGTGCCTGATCGGCGAAACGGTGCGCCAGCAGTTCTTTGGCGCCGGCGACCCCGAGGGCGAGATCATCCGCGTCAACCGTACCTCCTGCAAGATCATCGGCCTGCTCGAACCCAAGGGCTATACCGGCTTCGGCCAGGACCAGGACAATGTCGTGCTGATGCCGCTGCACGCCTATCAGCGCCGCATCGCTGGCAACCGCGACATCGACAACATCTACATCGCCGCCGACGACCGCACGCCGACCAGCGAATTGCAGCCGCGAGTCGAGGACATCTTGCGCGACGCGCGCCGCATGCCCCCCGACCGCGAGAGCGATTTCGCCATCCGCGACATGACCCAGATCGCCGACGCCATGGCCAGCGCCACCACCACCATGGCCGGCATGCTCGGCGCGGTCGCCGGCGTCAGCCTTCTGGTCGGCGGCATCGGCATCATGAACATCATGCTGGTCTCGGTCACCGAGCGCACCCGCGAGATCGGCATCAGGCTCGCCATCGGCGCGCATGAAAAGCACATCCTTATCCAGTTCCTGGTCGAGGCGACGGTGCTGTCGCTGCTCGGCGGCATTATCGGCATCCTGATCGGCCTGGCCCTGGCCGGCCTTGCCTCCGTGACGCTGACCATCCCCTTCGCGCCAAGCCCGGCGGTCATCCTGCTCGCCGTCGGCTTTTCAGCGCTCATCGGCATGGTGTTCGGCTTCTTCCCGGCCCTGCGCGGCGCCAGGCTCGATCCGATCGACGCGCTACGGCACGAATAG
- the ilvC gene encoding ketol-acid reductoisomerase: protein MRVYYDRDADLNLIKGKKVAIIGYGSQGRAHALNLKDSGAKEIAIGLKAGSATAKKVEADGLKVMSVADAAKWADLMMMATPDELQADIYKNEIAPNIRDGAAIAFAHGLNVHFGLIEPKSTVDVVMIAPKGPGHTVRGEYQKGGGVPCLVAVNQDASGNALDLALSYACGVGGGRSGIIETNFREECETDLFGEQVVLCGGLVELIRAGFETLVEAGYAPEMAYFECLHEVKLIVDLIYEGGIANMNYSISNTAEWGEYVSGPRIITAETKAEMKRVLKDIQTGKFTSEWMQEYRAGLSRFKGIRRMNDSHQIEEVGAKLRAMMPWISKNKLVDKAKN, encoded by the coding sequence ATGCGCGTCTATTACGATCGTGATGCCGATCTCAACCTGATCAAGGGCAAGAAGGTCGCCATCATCGGCTATGGCAGCCAGGGCCGGGCGCATGCGCTCAACCTCAAGGATTCCGGCGCCAAGGAGATCGCCATCGGCCTCAAGGCGGGCTCGGCGACCGCCAAGAAGGTCGAGGCCGACGGGCTCAAGGTGATGAGCGTGGCCGACGCCGCCAAATGGGCCGACCTGATGATGATGGCGACGCCCGACGAGCTGCAGGCCGACATCTACAAGAACGAGATCGCGCCGAACATCCGCGATGGCGCGGCGATCGCCTTCGCGCATGGCCTCAACGTGCATTTCGGCCTGATCGAGCCGAAGTCGACCGTCGACGTCGTCATGATCGCGCCGAAGGGCCCGGGCCACACGGTGCGCGGCGAATACCAGAAGGGCGGCGGCGTGCCGTGCCTGGTCGCCGTCAACCAGGACGCTTCGGGCAATGCGCTCGACCTGGCGCTTTCCTACGCCTGCGGCGTCGGCGGCGGCCGTTCGGGCATCATCGAGACCAATTTCCGCGAGGAATGCGAGACCGATCTGTTCGGCGAGCAGGTCGTGCTGTGCGGCGGCCTGGTCGAACTGATCCGCGCCGGCTTCGAGACGCTGGTGGAAGCCGGCTACGCGCCGGAAATGGCCTATTTCGAGTGTCTGCACGAGGTCAAGCTGATCGTCGACCTGATCTATGAAGGCGGCATCGCCAACATGAACTACTCGATCTCGAACACCGCCGAGTGGGGCGAGTATGTCTCGGGCCCGCGCATCATCACCGCCGAGACCAAGGCCGAGATGAAGCGCGTGCTGAAGGACATCCAGACCGGCAAGTTCACGTCGGAATGGATGCAGGAATACCGTGCCGGCCTGTCGCGCTTCAAGGGCATCCGCCGCATGAATGACAGCCACCAGATCGAGGAAGTCGGCGCCAAGCTGCGCGCGATGATGCCGTGGATCTCGAAGAACAAGCTGGTCGACAAGGCAAAGAACTGA
- a CDS encoding TetR/AcrR family transcriptional regulator, whose protein sequence is MLLANADIDNSQALTERQKAVLDAALRLLVEEGDHLTMTAVARRASCSKETLYKWFGDRDGLLTATVQWQASKVRVAQVDGKGLDLASLTASLERFASDWLKVISSDTSIALNRVAVGHAGSGKDNLGAVVLENGRFALARRLKPVLEAGRQAGLLEFTDAETAFRTFFGLVARDVQIRLLLGDRLELTEATIGGDSVRATQQFLALFGAKTRPQGL, encoded by the coding sequence GTGTTGCTGGCAAACGCCGACATCGACAACAGCCAGGCGCTGACGGAGCGCCAGAAAGCCGTTCTGGATGCGGCATTGCGGCTGTTGGTCGAGGAGGGCGACCATCTGACCATGACCGCCGTGGCGCGGCGGGCCAGTTGTTCCAAGGAAACGCTCTACAAGTGGTTTGGCGACCGTGACGGGTTGCTGACGGCGACGGTGCAGTGGCAGGCCTCAAAGGTGCGTGTGGCGCAGGTCGACGGCAAGGGGCTCGACCTTGCCTCCCTGACGGCAAGCCTCGAGCGCTTCGCCTCCGACTGGCTCAAGGTGATCTCCAGCGACACCTCGATCGCGCTCAACCGGGTGGCGGTCGGTCATGCCGGATCGGGCAAGGACAATCTCGGCGCCGTTGTGCTGGAAAACGGCCGTTTCGCGCTGGCGAGGCGGCTGAAGCCGGTGCTCGAGGCGGGACGCCAGGCCGGGCTGCTGGAGTTCACGGACGCCGAGACGGCGTTCCGCACTTTTTTCGGGCTGGTTGCCCGCGACGTGCAGATCCGTCTGCTGCTCGGCGACCGGCTGGAATTGACTGAGGCGACGATCGGCGGCGATTCCGTGCGCGCGACGCAGCAGTTTCTCGCTCTTTTCGGAGCAAAAACCCGGCCGCAAGGCCTCTGA
- a CDS encoding cation:proton antiporter, giving the protein MLSVFEIAALLLMLSALFGWLNLRFLKLPHTIGLLIMALAASLLLLALEKVAPGLGITATLQNVMQEIDFTSAIMNGMLSLLLFAGALHVDFDLLKGQKWAITLMASIGVVISTAVVGVALWFMAGGLGFNVPLPWALVFGALISPTDPVAVLGLLKSINVPESIKAKIAGESLFNDGVAVVAFGVLLAVAVATTGQHRPDLWDIGELLLRDGLGGALFGLLTGWIAYRAMLAVDDHIVEILISLAVCIGTYTLCNRLHISGPIAVVVAGLLIGNHGAEHAMSETVEDYLFAFWEVVDEMLNSVLFLLLGLEVLVLSFDPSHGWIVLIAIPIVLTGRFVSVWIPISLLALRQTFSAGSIPVLTWGGLRGGVSVALALSLPDSAAKPVLLTATYAVVIFSIIVQGLTMKWVIGRTPDPASV; this is encoded by the coding sequence ATGCTGTCAGTCTTTGAAATCGCCGCGCTGCTGTTGATGTTGTCGGCCCTGTTCGGCTGGCTGAACCTGCGTTTCCTCAAACTGCCGCATACGATCGGGCTTTTGATCATGGCGCTGGCGGCGTCACTGCTCTTGCTAGCCCTGGAGAAGGTCGCGCCGGGCCTCGGCATCACGGCGACGCTGCAGAATGTGATGCAAGAGATCGATTTTACCTCGGCGATCATGAACGGCATGTTGTCGCTGCTGCTGTTTGCCGGCGCCCTGCATGTCGATTTCGATCTGCTCAAAGGGCAGAAATGGGCGATCACCCTGATGGCCAGCATCGGCGTCGTCATCTCGACGGCGGTGGTCGGGGTAGCCTTGTGGTTCATGGCTGGCGGGCTTGGCTTCAACGTCCCCCTGCCATGGGCCCTGGTGTTCGGCGCGCTGATTTCGCCGACCGATCCGGTCGCCGTGCTCGGCCTGCTCAAATCCATCAACGTGCCGGAATCGATCAAGGCCAAGATCGCCGGCGAATCCTTGTTCAACGACGGCGTCGCGGTGGTGGCGTTCGGCGTGCTGCTGGCGGTGGCTGTCGCGACCACGGGCCAGCACCGGCCCGACCTTTGGGATATCGGCGAACTGCTGCTGCGTGATGGGCTGGGCGGCGCGCTGTTCGGGCTCCTGACCGGCTGGATCGCCTATCGCGCCATGCTGGCCGTTGACGATCACATCGTCGAGATCCTGATCTCGCTCGCCGTCTGCATCGGCACCTACACGCTCTGCAACCGGCTGCACATTTCGGGGCCGATCGCCGTGGTTGTCGCGGGGCTTTTGATTGGCAACCATGGCGCCGAGCATGCGATGAGCGAGACGGTGGAGGATTATCTCTTCGCCTTCTGGGAAGTGGTCGACGAGATGCTGAATTCCGTCCTGTTCCTGTTGCTCGGACTGGAAGTGCTGGTGCTGTCGTTCGATCCCTCGCATGGCTGGATCGTGCTGATCGCGATCCCGATCGTGCTGACCGGGCGCTTTGTCTCCGTCTGGATTCCGATCTCGCTGCTGGCGTTACGCCAGACCTTCTCGGCGGGATCCATTCCAGTGTTGACCTGGGGCGGTCTGCGCGGCGGCGTTTCAGTGGCGCTGGCGCTGTCCTTGCCGGACAGCGCGGCCAAACCGGTGCTGCTGACCGCGACCTACGCGGTGGTGATCTTCTCGATCATCGTGCAGGGACTGACGATGAAATGGGTGATCGGCAGGACGCCGGACCCGGCCAGCGTGTAG
- a CDS encoding ABC transporter ATP-binding protein, with protein MAAGATLITFDKVWKSYGQGEAKVHALAGVDLAIRRGEFVAIMGPSGSGKSTAMNIIGCLDTPTAGTYSFMGVDAGRLDRNRRAMLRNLYVGFVFQGYNLLARTTAAENVELPLIYRGVAARERRDLAMQALAQVGLVGREHHTPAELSGGQQQRVAIARAIVTRPTLLVADEPTGNLDTARTHEIMELLTKLNKELGLTVTMVTHEADVAEYAERTIRFLDGHVASDTMNVEVA; from the coding sequence GTGGCCGCGGGCGCGACGCTCATTACCTTCGACAAGGTCTGGAAGAGCTATGGCCAGGGCGAAGCCAAGGTCCATGCGCTGGCCGGCGTCGACCTTGCCATCAGGCGCGGCGAATTCGTCGCCATCATGGGGCCGTCCGGCTCCGGCAAATCAACGGCGATGAACATAATTGGCTGCCTCGACACGCCGACGGCCGGAACCTACTCCTTCATGGGCGTCGACGCCGGCCGGCTCGACCGCAACCGCCGCGCCATGCTGCGCAACCTCTATGTCGGCTTCGTCTTCCAGGGCTACAACCTGCTCGCGCGCACCACGGCCGCCGAAAACGTCGAACTGCCGTTGATCTATCGCGGCGTGGCCGCCCGCGAGCGGCGCGACCTGGCCATGCAAGCACTCGCCCAGGTCGGCCTGGTCGGCCGCGAGCATCATACGCCGGCGGAACTTTCCGGCGGCCAGCAGCAGCGCGTGGCCATCGCGCGCGCCATCGTCACCCGGCCGACGCTGCTCGTCGCCGACGAACCGACCGGCAACCTCGACACCGCCCGCACGCATGAGATCATGGAACTGCTGACGAAGCTCAACAAGGAGCTTGGCCTGACCGTCACCATGGTCACGCATGAGGCCGACGTCGCCGAATATGCCGAGCGCACCATCCGCTTCCTCGACGGCCACGTCGCCTCGGACACCATGAATGTCGAGGTGGCCTGA
- a CDS encoding BA14K family protein produces MNSLFSSTIKSGLIALGIVSGITAPSAAGPILQPDLSVPTNTAAPTVTPVRDSWAGGNNNNRSFNNDWRLRRSGHWNGNRHWNGGGNWNGGDNWRWRHGRRHYHGGYYDDGAAAAVLGLGLGLGLGSMYNNYDYYAPPPRRYYRAGRLSNAHVQWCYNRYRSYRSWDNTFQPYNGPRQQCYSPYS; encoded by the coding sequence ATGAACTCGCTCTTTTCTTCCACCATCAAGTCCGGGCTGATAGCGCTCGGCATCGTCTCAGGCATCACGGCGCCGTCGGCCGCCGGACCGATCCTGCAGCCGGACCTGTCGGTTCCCACCAACACCGCGGCACCGACGGTCACGCCGGTTCGTGACAGCTGGGCGGGCGGCAACAACAATAACCGTAGCTTCAACAATGACTGGCGCTTGCGCCGGTCGGGCCATTGGAACGGAAACCGGCACTGGAATGGTGGCGGCAACTGGAACGGCGGCGACAACTGGCGCTGGCGCCATGGCCGCCGCCACTACCACGGCGGCTACTATGATGACGGCGCCGCCGCTGCGGTCCTTGGCCTTGGCTTGGGGCTCGGCCTTGGCAGCATGTATAACAACTACGATTACTATGCACCGCCGCCGCGCCGTTATTATCGCGCCGGACGGCTTTCCAACGCCCATGTGCAATGGTGCTACAACCGCTACCGGTCGTATCGCTCCTGGGACAACACGTTCCAGCCCTATAATGGCCCGCGCCAGCAGTGCTACTCGCCTTACAGCTGA
- a CDS encoding endonuclease/exonuclease/phosphatase family protein — MSLRLATFNVENLMNRFDFSGYRNQLNEDRTLALFDIQSEAEYKVLEQARAIAQSDDTRQLSALAIAATRADIICMQEVDNIEALKAFEYGYLFKMVGQGYRQKYTTSGNDSRGIDVAVMMRNETAQGQPIEFVRMTSHAYVTYEQFGLHTPELAALGSQANERIFRRDCLEVDITVGGLPLTLYLVHFKSMGPPRNGLDGREATMPVRIAEALAVRRIIEERFGRDHAADKRWAICGDMNDYRQRVKIAGDDVDGYRFEVVDESQSCINLLTAGGFCENVVERRPEMNRWTFYHTRGPEERHLCQLDYILLSRGLAAKNATAVPDIIRNGQPWRTIFPAGQEVERFPRAGWDRPKASDHCPVAITLDMA; from the coding sequence ATGTCGCTGCGCCTTGCTACCTTCAATGTCGAGAACCTGATGAACAGGTTCGATTTTTCCGGCTATCGCAACCAGCTCAACGAGGATCGGACGCTGGCGCTGTTCGATATACAGAGCGAGGCCGAGTACAAGGTGCTGGAACAGGCCCGCGCCATCGCGCAGTCCGACGACACGCGCCAGCTCTCGGCGTTGGCGATCGCCGCTACCCGGGCCGACATCATCTGCATGCAGGAGGTCGACAACATCGAGGCGCTGAAGGCCTTCGAATATGGCTATTTGTTCAAGATGGTGGGGCAGGGCTACCGGCAGAAATACACCACGTCAGGCAATGATTCTCGCGGCATCGACGTCGCCGTGATGATGCGCAACGAGACCGCGCAGGGACAGCCGATCGAATTCGTGCGCATGACCAGCCATGCCTATGTCACCTACGAGCAGTTCGGGCTGCATACGCCGGAACTGGCGGCCCTCGGCAGCCAGGCCAATGAACGCATCTTCCGGCGCGACTGCCTGGAAGTCGACATCACCGTGGGCGGCCTGCCGCTGACGCTTTATCTCGTGCATTTCAAGTCGATGGGCCCGCCGCGCAACGGGCTCGACGGACGCGAGGCGACGATGCCGGTGCGCATCGCCGAGGCGCTAGCCGTGCGCCGGATCATCGAGGAGCGCTTTGGTAGGGACCATGCCGCCGACAAGCGCTGGGCGATCTGCGGCGACATGAACGACTACCGGCAGCGCGTCAAGATCGCCGGCGATGATGTCGACGGCTACCGTTTCGAGGTGGTCGACGAGAGCCAGTCCTGCATCAACCTGCTGACGGCTGGCGGCTTCTGCGAAAACGTCGTCGAGCGGCGGCCGGAAATGAACCGCTGGACCTTCTATCACACACGCGGGCCTGAAGAGCGGCATCTCTGCCAGCTCGACTACATACTACTCTCCAGGGGACTGGCGGCGAAGAATGCCACCGCCGTTCCCGACATCATCCGCAACGGCCAGCCCTGGCGCACGATCTTTCCGGCGGGCCAGGAGGTCGAGCGCTTTCCGCGCGCCGGCTGGGACCGGCCGAAAGCGTCCGACCATTGCCCGGTGGCGATCACGCTGGACATGGCTTGA